The window TGCGCGTAACGCGCAAGCAAAGGAGACCGCGGCAACACCGCCGCCGATTATAGCTACGGTTTCAAGGTTCACTGCAGGCATGAGCGTGAGCCCCTGTAGCAGGATTGCGGAGTGCATCGGTTTACGCCGGTCGCGACGCTGTCACCGAGGTAAGCATACGCAACGACGCTACTGTTGAGAAGAGAAGTGGGGTAAAGCTTAATGTCAGATGCTGGATGAAGTTTCGTTATATTCATGTTTGTCCGCTAACGATAAAATTGCCGTGTACGCAACGTTCCCCGACCATGATTGGACTTAAAAAATCGCGCTGCCGCGCAAACTCCTGCTAGATCTAGCGATCCAGCAAATGGTTTAGCTTTGTCACGCTGACTGCCCTGCCGATGTGGTGTTCCAGCGCCTCGGAGGCGCTTCCCACGTCGCGAGCAAGGGCCGCCTCATATATCGCGCGGTGCTCATCGTGAACCGAGGTCGGCGGGGGACCATAAACCGCAGACAGACGGCGATACCGCTCAGCCTGTTGGTAGAGAATGCTGCGCATATGTTTAAGCCAGCGCGACGGGCAAGCGGCTAGTAGCGCTTCGTGGAATTGCCTGTTGCGATCTTCCCAATCATTGAACGCGATTGCCGGGTTCTTGACGAGTCGCTCTTCCGCAAGTGTCAGCTTGTGAAACGCGCTTACCAGATTAGCCTCCCAGTCATCGTCACCGAGTGCGATGCTTTGCTTCAGGGCTTCTATTTCCAGGAGAGATCGGGTGCGTGTCAGGTCTTTAAGGTCTTCCATGGACACCGGAGCGACGCGAAACCCTTTCTGCTCCTGCGCCACGACCAGCGAATCGGAAAGGAGCAACGCCATCGCCTCCCGAAGCGTTCCAGCCCCTACCTGGTACTGCGATTTGAGATGTTCAACGCGCAGCTTTGAGCCTGGGGGAAGCAACCCGTCCAAGATATCGCGGCGCAGTCGCCGATAGGCGAGTTCAATACGAGTACGTGGTTCGGGCTCCGCGCCATTAACGTCGGAGCCGCCACCGACAATATCAAGGGAAAAGGCTTCTGACACATGTACCCCATCGTGTAAATATTCTCACCAAGTATATCGCCAAAATTGTCGAGATTCCTCGGTACAACCACCTATAGCAGAATATCGAGATTTGGCTAATCTATCGAAACTATGATTCTTCCAAGAAAAACGGAACGCAAATGGACATTCAAGCAAATCCTGAAGTCGCCGATTCCGTGGTCGCTGCCGGCATACGGACGAACGTGCACGACAGGGGGCGGGGCTTCCCGGTTGTACTAGTCCATGGTTCGGGTCCCGGGGTAAGTGCATGGGCCAACTGGCGCACAGTTATTCCCGGACTTGCTTCCAGTCGGCGCGTTATCGCTCCCGATATGCTTGGGTTCGGCTTTACAGATCGGCCCGACGGTGCCACTTATACGATGGACGCCTGGTTGAAGCATCTAACCGGGTTGCTGGACGCCCTTGACCTAGCTCAGGTTGATCTTGTGGGTAATTCATTCGGTGGGGCGCTGTCGCTCGCATTCTCCATTAGATATCCGGAACGGGTGCGGCGTCTTGTGTTGATGGGTTCGGCGGGCGTCGAATTCGCGCTGACCCCAGCGCTGGACGCGGTCTGGGGTTATGAACCGTCCTTCGAAAACATGCGTCGCGTAATGGACCATTTCGCATATGACCGCAACCTGGTGACAGACGAGCTGGCGAAATTGCGTTACGAAGCGAGCATCTTGCCGGGTTTCCAGGAGTCGTTTTCCGCGATGTTTCCTGCGCCTCGCCAGCGCTGGGTAACTTCTCTGGCCAGCCGCGAGGACGACATTCGCGCGCTCCCACATGAAACACTGCTAGTCCATGGGCGTGACGACAAGGTGATTCCGTTGTCCAATTCTCTGACGTTGGCCCAATGGATTGAGCGCTCGCAGTTGCATGTGTTCGGCCGATGCGGACACTGGACACAAATAGAGCACGCACAGCGATTTGTCCAGTTGGTCGGGAATTTTCTTGCTGAAGCCGACGTGCAAACAGCTGGCCGCTGAGGCGATTGCCGACGAGGCAAAACCGGTGAGCGTCACTTTGCAGTTGGCCTACCGGTCGGCCGGTCGTAGAGTTTTTTCGTCCAGAGCGGGATGAATCAATTGCAAAATGAAAGCAGCAGGACGATCTCGGAGCGATAGATCATGAGTGCGAATGAAAGCAGTCGGGCGATCTCCAAGGATTTGATGTGGCCGAATCACATAAACAAGATTCCGAAGGAGATTTTCGGGGATCCCGCAATCTTCGACATGGAGCTTGACCGGATCTTCTACGGTCCAGAGTGGCACATGGTGGGCCACCTGGCGGAGTTGCCGGAGAGGGGCGATTTCAAGACATTCGACCTAGGTCGGCGTCCGATTCTGATCGCGCGAGGTGAGGATGGCCGGGTACGAACGTTTTACAACGCGTGTACGCATCGCGGGACGCAGGTGGAGACCTCGGTCTGCGGCAATCGGAAGAGTTTCGAGTGTCCCTACCATCAGTGGAGTTTCGATACAGATGGCGCGCTCGTTGGCTGTCCGGGAGCAAAGGAGTTCACCCCGGGCTTCGACAAGGCGAACTACGGTCTCCGGGAACTGCGTATGGAGGAGTTTCGCGGATTGATTTTCGTCACCTCTTCTAGCGATACTCAGCCATTGCAGGAGTGGCTAGGGGAGATCGCTGCTCCGCTTACGGACATCCTGGGCGGGGACGAGAAACTCAGACTCTTGGGCTACCACAAGGTGATTTACGCATCGAACTGGAAGGCATACAACGACAACGACGGCTATCACGCACCTTTGTTACACAGTGCCTTCCGGGTGCTGAACTGGCAGGGAGGAAAGGGCCGCCAGATTGCGACGCAGAACGGGCATAACGCGATCGAGGCGGAACTGTCGGTGCCGAAGGGCAACAGTTTTTTGAGTGATCCCTCGCTGATTGAGTTCAAGGGGGAGGACCCCAAGCAAGGCTCACGGGTGGTGCAACTTTTCCCCCTGGCCGTGGCAACCAAGCATCTGGACACGATTAATCTGCGGTTTGCGATCCCGCGGAGCGTGGACTCGACAGAGGTTCATTACGCCTACTTCGGCTTGGAATCAGATTCGCAGGAGATGCTTCACCATCGAGTACGGCAGAGTTCGAATCTGCTGGGCCCGTGCGGCATGATCTCGATGGAGGATGCTTCTATCTTTCAGCGTGTTCATCTGGGGACCTTCACGCCGGGGAATGTGGAGTTCCAGAAAGGTGTGAAGCGCACTGACGAGTTTTGGTTCGATTTTAAACAGAACGACGAGGCCAGCTTTCTGCTGAAATGGGAGCACTACCGAAAGGTCATGGACTTCGAAAGGAGGCAGGAAGCATGAGCGTAGCATTGGATCGTTTTGAGGTACTGGAGCGGATTGATTCGTTGCAGCAGGCCTACGTGCAGGCGTTGGACTCGGCGAAGATGGAGGATTGGCTCAATTGCTTCTCGCAACAGCAGGCCTCGTATGTTTGCATCTCTGACGAAAACGAGAAGCGAGGCCTCCCAATCGCGTTGATGCTGGACGACTGTCGCGAGCGTATCAAAGACCGGGTCTCATTTGTGACCAAGATATGGGCGGGGACTTTTGAGCCGTACCGTACGACCCACTTCGTGCAGCGGCTGGGGGTGGAGAAGATCGCCACGGACACTTATCGTCAAGTTAGCAACTTCTCCATCATGATTTCCCCAGAGATGGGCTCGAGCTATGTGCTGGCCACTGGGCGTTACCACGACCTTGTGGCCGTGGAGCACGGCAAAGCTGTGTTCCGGGAAAAGCGTGCCATCTACGACACCAGAATTCTGCCGCGGTATGTCGTCTACCCCTTCTGACATTGGATCTGCACCTTTGACTTGAGTGGCCCGCGCCTCCAATCAACGAGACGCGGCAATGTGGGGAAAGCTGCCCGTGGCTAATCGCGAGAATGAACATCAGGAAGTAACTCGGATTGCCCAGCACGATCGATTCGAGGGCAAATCGATTTTGCGATTGGAAGTTGCTGCGCAACCGGTGCGGCTGCTGTATGACAGCGTCGACACAACGGGGCGCGATGGTACGACGCCGATCGCTTCCCCTCCGCTGCCGTGCCAGCCATCTTGCCGAGCAAATTCTTTTTGAGGGAGCGGCAGTATGACCTGCAAACAAGCGGGGTTCACGCAAGGTGATGCCGACCCACGCGGGTCGACAACAGAGTCTTATACGATTCGTTTTTCGGAAACGGGCGAGATATATCGCTGCGGTTCAGCAGAGACGCTTTTGCAGGGCATGGCACGGCTTGGCCGGAGGGGTATCCCGGCGGGTTGTCTGAACGGAGGATGCGGAG of the Paraburkholderia aromaticivorans genome contains:
- a CDS encoding alpha/beta fold hydrolase; protein product: MDIQANPEVADSVVAAGIRTNVHDRGRGFPVVLVHGSGPGVSAWANWRTVIPGLASSRRVIAPDMLGFGFTDRPDGATYTMDAWLKHLTGLLDALDLAQVDLVGNSFGGALSLAFSIRYPERVRRLVLMGSAGVEFALTPALDAVWGYEPSFENMRRVMDHFAYDRNLVTDELAKLRYEASILPGFQESFSAMFPAPRQRWVTSLASREDDIRALPHETLLVHGRDDKVIPLSNSLTLAQWIERSQLHVFGRCGHWTQIEHAQRFVQLVGNFLAEADVQTAGR
- a CDS encoding 2Fe-2S iron-sulfur cluster-binding protein, encoding MTCKQAGFTQGDADPRGSTTESYTIRFSETGEIYRCGSAETLLQGMARLGRRGIPAGCLNGGCGVCKVEVSRGCVRKTGAMSRAHVSAQEEKQGVVLACRVAPRSDVELRVVGKMRKAVVRDP
- a CDS encoding aromatic ring-hydroxylating oxygenase subunit alpha — encoded protein: MSANESSRAISKDLMWPNHINKIPKEIFGDPAIFDMELDRIFYGPEWHMVGHLAELPERGDFKTFDLGRRPILIARGEDGRVRTFYNACTHRGTQVETSVCGNRKSFECPYHQWSFDTDGALVGCPGAKEFTPGFDKANYGLRELRMEEFRGLIFVTSSSDTQPLQEWLGEIAAPLTDILGGDEKLRLLGYHKVIYASNWKAYNDNDGYHAPLLHSAFRVLNWQGGKGRQIATQNGHNAIEAELSVPKGNSFLSDPSLIEFKGEDPKQGSRVVQLFPLAVATKHLDTINLRFAIPRSVDSTEVHYAYFGLESDSQEMLHHRVRQSSNLLGPCGMISMEDASIFQRVHLGTFTPGNVEFQKGVKRTDEFWFDFKQNDEASFLLKWEHYRKVMDFERRQEA
- a CDS encoding FCD domain-containing protein, with product MSEAFSLDIVGGGSDVNGAEPEPRTRIELAYRRLRRDILDGLLPPGSKLRVEHLKSQYQVGAGTLREAMALLLSDSLVVAQEQKGFRVAPVSMEDLKDLTRTRSLLEIEALKQSIALGDDDWEANLVSAFHKLTLAEERLVKNPAIAFNDWEDRNRQFHEALLAACPSRWLKHMRSILYQQAERYRRLSAVYGPPPTSVHDEHRAIYEAALARDVGSASEALEHHIGRAVSVTKLNHLLDR
- a CDS encoding aromatic-ring-hydroxylating dioxygenase subunit beta, which encodes MSVALDRFEVLERIDSLQQAYVQALDSAKMEDWLNCFSQQQASYVCISDENEKRGLPIALMLDDCRERIKDRVSFVTKIWAGTFEPYRTTHFVQRLGVEKIATDTYRQVSNFSIMISPEMGSSYVLATGRYHDLVAVEHGKAVFREKRAIYDTRILPRYVVYPF